The Echinicola rosea genome has a segment encoding these proteins:
- a CDS encoding rhomboid family intramembrane serine protease, with amino-acid sequence MFRSLTPVVKNLLLINVGLFVVAGFLLPQLEGLFALYYIESKYFMPFQFLTYMFMHAGLWHLISNMFGLFIFGPLLEQFLGPKKLLTLWMVCGVGAGVLYSGYTAFQMNQLNQKVETFYNNPDPEVFNQFVSDNSYMFNNSVYDFIDKFSRDPGNKTYIQNAKTIMNNIREQKSNIPMVGASGALFGVLVAFGMLFPNTQLFLLFPPMPIKAKYLVLFYGLYTVYNIIVNNPTDNVAHFAHFSGLIIGAILVTFWKKDRTSFY; translated from the coding sequence ATGTTTAGATCATTAACCCCCGTCGTCAAAAACCTATTGCTGATCAATGTGGGCCTTTTTGTAGTCGCTGGCTTCCTCTTGCCTCAGCTGGAAGGCCTGTTTGCCCTGTACTATATCGAGAGCAAATATTTCATGCCATTTCAGTTTTTGACCTACATGTTTATGCATGCTGGGCTCTGGCATTTGATCAGCAATATGTTCGGACTGTTTATCTTTGGTCCATTGCTGGAGCAATTTCTTGGCCCCAAAAAACTACTTACCTTGTGGATGGTATGTGGCGTCGGAGCGGGTGTACTTTACTCTGGCTACACGGCCTTCCAGATGAATCAGCTGAACCAAAAAGTGGAGACCTTCTATAACAACCCCGATCCTGAAGTCTTCAATCAATTTGTTTCTGACAACAGCTACATGTTTAACAACAGTGTTTATGATTTCATCGACAAATTCAGTCGTGATCCTGGCAATAAGACCTATATCCAAAATGCCAAAACAATCATGAACAATATTCGGGAGCAAAAATCCAACATCCCCATGGTAGGTGCTTCCGGAGCACTATTTGGTGTTTTGGTGGCCTTTGGGATGCTATTTCCCAATACCCAGCTGTTTTTGCTCTTCCCACCTATGCCCATCAAGGCCAAGTACCTGGTACTGTTCTATGGGCTTTACACGGTTTATAATATTATCGTCAATAACCCCACAGACAATGTAGCGCACTTTGCACATTTTAGTGGTTTAATAATCGGCGCGATTTTGGTAACTTTCTGGAAAAAGGATAGAACTAGCTTTTATTGA
- the recQ gene encoding DNA helicase RecQ translates to MITPREVLKNFYGYDSFRGQQEAIIESILKKQDTIVLMPTGGGKSVCYQIPAMVNEGLTLVISPLIALMKDQVDALNGMGIPAAYLNSSQSASEQRFVSEEIKSGKLKLLYVAPERLFGGAFPLTETLKTSPLSLVAIDEAHCVSQWGHDFRPDYLMIGRLRKALPAVPFAALTATADEQTRADIADKLGLKTPKWFISSFDRPNITYRIVPKRNSTDKLLEFLEYHQKNAGIIYCLSRKNVEDLADRLQAAGLSALPYHAGLDKQTRASHQEKFIKDEVKIMVATIAFGMGIDKSNVRFVVHMNMPQNVEGYYQETGRAGRDGLPSDALLFYSYADVMTLQRMIDTPDNPEYSEVMLAKLDKMKNFCQSSTCRRKYLLAYFGEEEQKDCGNCDRCLSKGNKQDMTMPAQMLLSTIVRLKEGYGLGYCILVLRGSKSAKVQEEHRSLSVYGVGKDKSEDFWKKLGHHLQQEGYLAEAGSQFPTLKLTTTAWEKLKKREKFLLSMEDDALGHQQNSIAYEEALFEELKRIRFGLAQKENVPPYVIFADNTLLEMATYLPQDHEGFLQMSGVGQLKAENYENHFIPVIKAYTAENSLKPKKKLSASKTSKTNSTGISKTELVTLQHLKDGLDLFEIAKEREMSLTTIEGHIAKLVKLKKLDAEKFLSKDDLLNIRLFYRRQEGRFLKPIKEHFGDRYSYFQIKVAIAEEQ, encoded by the coding sequence ATGATTACCCCAAGAGAAGTACTGAAGAATTTTTATGGATACGATAGCTTCCGCGGCCAGCAGGAGGCCATTATCGAGAGCATTTTAAAGAAGCAGGACACGATCGTCCTTATGCCCACCGGTGGTGGAAAATCCGTTTGTTACCAAATCCCAGCCATGGTCAATGAAGGCCTTACACTGGTCATTTCCCCATTGATCGCCTTGATGAAAGACCAAGTGGATGCCCTGAATGGCATGGGTATCCCAGCGGCCTATCTCAATTCTTCCCAAAGCGCCAGTGAACAACGTTTTGTCTCCGAAGAAATCAAGTCAGGTAAACTAAAACTTCTATACGTAGCGCCCGAGAGGTTATTTGGTGGAGCTTTTCCACTGACCGAAACCCTCAAGACAAGCCCACTTTCTCTCGTGGCCATTGATGAAGCACACTGTGTATCCCAATGGGGGCATGATTTCAGACCTGACTACCTGATGATCGGTCGGCTGAGAAAAGCACTTCCTGCCGTTCCCTTCGCCGCACTCACTGCCACCGCAGATGAGCAGACCCGGGCTGATATTGCGGATAAGCTGGGGCTGAAAACACCAAAATGGTTTATCTCAAGTTTTGACAGACCCAATATCACCTATCGCATTGTACCCAAAAGGAACTCGACTGATAAGCTCTTGGAGTTTTTGGAATATCATCAAAAAAATGCCGGCATCATTTACTGCCTGTCCAGAAAAAATGTCGAAGATTTGGCCGATCGGCTTCAAGCTGCTGGATTGTCCGCCCTCCCTTATCATGCAGGTCTAGACAAACAAACCCGTGCCTCCCATCAGGAAAAGTTTATCAAGGATGAGGTGAAGATCATGGTCGCCACCATCGCTTTCGGCATGGGAATCGACAAGTCCAATGTGCGTTTTGTGGTCCACATGAACATGCCACAAAACGTAGAAGGCTACTATCAGGAAACAGGCCGTGCCGGCCGTGACGGACTGCCCAGCGACGCCCTGCTTTTTTACAGCTATGCAGATGTCATGACCCTCCAGCGCATGATCGATACCCCTGACAATCCCGAATATTCGGAAGTCATGCTGGCCAAGCTGGACAAAATGAAAAACTTCTGCCAGTCCAGTACTTGTAGGAGAAAATACCTTCTTGCCTATTTTGGTGAAGAAGAACAAAAAGACTGTGGCAACTGCGACCGCTGCCTGAGCAAAGGCAACAAGCAGGACATGACCATGCCTGCACAGATGCTACTGTCCACCATCGTAAGGCTCAAGGAAGGTTACGGTCTTGGCTATTGCATTCTCGTGCTGCGAGGATCTAAATCCGCAAAAGTCCAAGAAGAACATCGATCGCTATCGGTCTATGGTGTAGGAAAGGATAAATCAGAAGATTTCTGGAAAAAACTGGGCCACCACCTTCAGCAGGAAGGCTACCTGGCAGAGGCAGGCTCCCAATTCCCTACTTTAAAGCTTACCACCACTGCTTGGGAAAAGCTGAAAAAGCGGGAGAAATTCCTTCTCAGTATGGAAGACGACGCACTGGGGCATCAGCAGAACAGCATTGCTTACGAAGAAGCACTTTTTGAAGAACTAAAGCGCATTCGCTTTGGGCTGGCCCAGAAGGAAAACGTACCGCCTTACGTGATTTTTGCAGACAATACGCTCCTAGAGATGGCCACCTATTTGCCGCAAGACCATGAGGGATTCCTGCAGATGTCAGGGGTGGGCCAACTAAAAGCCGAGAATTACGAAAACCACTTTATTCCGGTGATCAAGGCCTACACCGCCGAAAACAGCCTCAAGCCCAAGAAAAAACTTTCGGCAAGCAAAACATCCAAAACCAACAGTACCGGAATTTCCAAGACGGAGCTCGTCACCCTCCAACATCTTAAAGATGGCCTGGACCTTTTTGAAATTGCCAAAGAACGAGAGATGAGCCTTACGACTATCGAGGGACACATTGCCAAGTTGGTAAAGCTGAAAAAACTGGATGCTGAGAAATTTTTGTCAAAGGACGACTTGCTAAACATCCGCTTATTCTACAGAAGGCAAGAAGGACGGTTTTTAAAACCAATAAAAGAGCACTTCGGTGATCGCTATTCATACTTCCAGATAAAAGTCGCCATAGCTGAAGAGCAGTAA
- a CDS encoding SusD/RagB family nutrient-binding outer membrane lipoprotein, translating into MKKIIYILLGAVVFASCDGLTDKNEITKDAAEVPAITLFSNAQKEMAEFHAEPQINRLLSQQWSEVQYIDQSRYDFYNGGTPAWWWRSFYRDVLIDLDEFTRLAQEDESYLSEAVRVNQIAAGEVLKVYAWYTLVTSFGNIPYSEALDFENSFPKYDDQTTIYMDLLARLDAAIADMDVDAGFGAQASGDLIYGGDMDGWFAFANSLKFRMGMLLADVDPATAEATVAEASPNAFASAELDATFQFLGTPPNTDPVWSDLVQSGRNDYVASNTMVDFMNDLNDPRIGLFYTEHEGAYVGGEYGNFNVYADFSHINPNQTEPDFTHVILDYSEVEFLRAEAVERGFLSGSAAEHYENAIRASFEYWSGVNEIVGGDPIADAAVDAYLAQPSVAYATAEGDYLQKIGMQKYIALYNRGYDAWTEWRRLDYPILNIPYDMDYEDIPLRYLYPISEQNVNETSYNEAVSAMGGDEVSVSLFWDVN; encoded by the coding sequence ATGAAAAAGATAATATATATCCTCCTTGGAGCAGTTGTTTTTGCTTCATGTGATGGGCTAACCGATAAGAATGAAATTACGAAGGATGCAGCGGAAGTGCCGGCAATTACCCTTTTCTCCAATGCGCAGAAAGAAATGGCCGAATTCCATGCTGAACCACAGATCAATAGGTTGTTATCTCAGCAATGGTCTGAAGTACAATACATCGACCAAAGTAGGTATGACTTCTACAATGGAGGAACACCTGCTTGGTGGTGGAGGTCTTTTTATAGAGACGTGCTCATTGACTTGGACGAGTTTACAAGACTTGCCCAAGAAGATGAAAGCTACCTGAGCGAAGCCGTTAGGGTAAATCAAATTGCTGCTGGTGAGGTGCTTAAAGTATATGCTTGGTACACATTGGTGACTTCTTTTGGCAATATTCCTTATTCTGAGGCATTGGATTTCGAAAATTCTTTCCCGAAATATGATGATCAGACCACGATCTATATGGATCTATTGGCCAGATTGGATGCTGCCATTGCAGATATGGATGTGGATGCTGGGTTTGGTGCCCAAGCATCTGGTGATCTTATCTATGGAGGTGATATGGATGGATGGTTTGCCTTTGCCAATTCCTTGAAATTTAGAATGGGCATGTTGTTGGCCGATGTGGATCCTGCTACTGCAGAAGCTACTGTCGCCGAAGCTTCTCCAAATGCTTTTGCTTCGGCTGAGCTGGATGCTACTTTCCAATTTTTGGGAACTCCTCCAAATACAGATCCGGTTTGGTCGGATTTGGTGCAAAGTGGTAGAAATGACTATGTCGCTTCCAACACCATGGTCGACTTTATGAATGACCTTAATGATCCCCGTATCGGTCTTTTCTATACCGAGCATGAAGGAGCTTATGTAGGTGGTGAGTACGGAAACTTCAACGTTTATGCGGATTTTTCCCATATCAATCCTAACCAAACTGAGCCAGACTTTACCCACGTAATTCTTGATTACAGTGAAGTGGAGTTCCTACGAGCAGAGGCTGTTGAAAGAGGCTTTTTGTCAGGAAGTGCAGCAGAACATTACGAGAATGCCATTAGAGCTTCCTTCGAGTATTGGTCTGGTGTGAATGAGATTGTTGGCGGTGACCCTATTGCCGATGCTGCTGTAGATGCCTACTTGGCCCAGCCATCTGTGGCTTATGCGACTGCCGAAGGCGATTATTTGCAAAAAATTGGTATGCAAAAATACATCGCCTTATATAACAGAGGCTATGACGCTTGGACAGAATGGAGAAGGCTTGATTATCCTATACTGAACATCCCCTACGATATGGATTATGAGGATATTCCATTGAGGTACCTGTATCCAATTAGCGAGCAAAACGTAAATGAAACAAGCTATAACGAAGCAGTTTCTGCTATGGGCGGTGACGAAGTTTCTGTTAGCCTTTTCTGGGACGTGAATTAA
- the mutL gene encoding DNA mismatch repair endonuclease MutL — translation MSDIIQLLPDAIANQIAAGEVVQRPSSALKELLENAVDAGATDIQVLVKEAGKMLIQVIDNGKGMSITDARMCFERHATSKIRRSEDLFAIRTFGFRGEAMASIAAVAQVELKTRAKGEELGTLICIEGSEVKKQEPVVCPEGTSIAVKNLFFNVPARRNFLKSNPVEMKHIVDEFQRVALANPEVNFSLVHNDMELFKLSAGKLSQRIVGIFGKNYQSQLVACEEETPHVTIKGYVGKPENAKKSRGEQYFFVNNRYIKSNYLNHAVSNAFEGLMAPDQHPFYVLFLAIDPSHIDINVHPTKTEIKFDDERTIYSVVRAGVKQALGAHNVVPTLDFSLDVNFTENWKNDQTRKDEVSRENSYKTYSSPTIKKQDTTGWERLFEGEKSSDIRETAINEAGDDSSELLTFSSRANEEEVESAIAPDPVKPVFHEGERNAGATFQVELNYIVAQLGTGLLLIDQQASHERILYERYIKQLKNTGGASQQCLFPQSLSLSLADYTLAMDLHEELNSLGFVIEEFGKNTLLIKGVPADVQINNEKALFEGLLEQFKHFKSELSLDNKENLARSLAKKSSIKKGIKLKSQEMETLVGQLFACQNPNYGLSGNKTFVKLDLSKIRSFFEK, via the coding sequence ATGAGTGATATTATCCAACTACTGCCGGATGCTATCGCTAACCAAATTGCCGCCGGCGAAGTAGTTCAACGCCCCTCATCAGCATTGAAAGAACTTTTGGAAAATGCTGTTGATGCGGGGGCTACAGATATTCAAGTATTGGTCAAAGAAGCGGGCAAAATGCTTATCCAGGTCATCGACAATGGCAAGGGCATGAGCATTACAGATGCCCGAATGTGCTTCGAACGGCATGCTACTTCCAAAATCAGGCGTTCGGAGGACCTGTTTGCCATTCGGACGTTTGGCTTCAGGGGAGAGGCCATGGCCTCCATCGCGGCAGTGGCGCAAGTAGAGCTCAAGACCAGAGCAAAAGGGGAAGAACTGGGCACATTGATCTGCATCGAAGGATCTGAGGTCAAAAAACAGGAACCCGTCGTTTGTCCTGAAGGCACCTCCATTGCCGTAAAAAACCTTTTCTTTAACGTCCCTGCTCGAAGGAATTTCCTCAAGTCCAATCCTGTGGAAATGAAGCATATTGTGGATGAGTTTCAGCGGGTGGCGCTGGCCAATCCTGAAGTGAACTTCAGCCTGGTGCATAATGACATGGAGCTTTTTAAGCTTAGTGCCGGCAAACTCAGCCAACGGATCGTAGGGATATTCGGAAAAAACTATCAGAGCCAGCTGGTTGCCTGTGAAGAAGAAACGCCACACGTCACCATCAAAGGCTATGTGGGCAAACCCGAAAATGCCAAAAAATCCCGCGGAGAGCAATACTTCTTTGTAAATAACCGCTATATCAAAAGCAATTACCTCAATCACGCCGTATCGAATGCCTTTGAAGGGCTCATGGCACCTGACCAGCATCCTTTTTACGTGCTGTTCCTAGCGATAGACCCTTCGCATATTGACATCAACGTCCATCCTACCAAGACCGAAATAAAGTTTGACGATGAACGCACCATCTACTCAGTGGTCAGGGCCGGCGTGAAGCAAGCCTTGGGCGCTCACAATGTCGTCCCGACGCTGGATTTTAGCCTGGATGTCAATTTTACCGAAAACTGGAAAAATGACCAAACCAGAAAAGACGAAGTAAGCCGGGAAAACAGTTATAAAACATACAGCAGCCCGACCATCAAAAAACAGGACACGACCGGTTGGGAGCGGTTGTTTGAAGGAGAAAAAAGCAGTGATATCAGAGAAACAGCCATAAATGAAGCCGGGGATGATTCCTCGGAATTGCTTACCTTTTCCAGTCGCGCCAACGAAGAGGAAGTAGAAAGTGCCATTGCTCCTGATCCGGTAAAGCCGGTTTTCCATGAAGGGGAGCGCAATGCCGGGGCAACCTTTCAGGTGGAGTTAAACTACATTGTGGCTCAGCTGGGCACAGGGCTGCTGCTAATTGACCAGCAAGCCAGCCATGAGCGTATCCTATACGAGCGCTACATCAAACAACTCAAAAACACCGGCGGTGCCTCGCAGCAATGCCTCTTTCCACAGAGCCTGAGCCTGAGCTTGGCCGATTATACCTTGGCAATGGACCTGCATGAAGAACTCAACAGCCTGGGTTTTGTCATAGAGGAATTTGGCAAAAACACCCTACTGATCAAAGGGGTCCCTGCTGATGTGCAAATCAATAATGAAAAGGCCCTGTTTGAAGGCTTATTGGAGCAATTCAAGCACTTTAAATCAGAATTGTCCCTGGACAATAAGGAAAACTTGGCTCGGTCTTTGGCTAAGAAATCATCGATCAAAAAGGGCATTAAGCTCAAAAGTCAAGAAATGGAAACTTTGGTCGGGCAGTTATTTGCCTGCCAAAATCCAAATTATGGGCTTTCGGGGAATAAAACCTTTGTAAAATTGGATTTAAGTAAAATACGCAGCTTTTTTGAAAAATAA
- a CDS encoding rhomboid family protein, which produces MYGGFWYYLKNAFNHKDNSLYKLMAINILVFLVFLVIRVFLTISGEGALYQQLLSYFMMPADVGRIITQPWSIFTYMFMHEGIFHILFNMLFLYWFGLLVQEYLGSRKLANLYILGGLAGAVLYVIMYNVAPFFIEQRDAALMLGASAGVYAIVVGAATLTPDTTFHLILLGPVKIKYIAIFYVVIAFANSTGANAGGELAHLGGAAIGYVYISMLRKGTDLGAPVQAVGRFFESVFAGRPNVKVTYRKKNPPYKSEPLRENESKATKKDGTTQEEIDKILDKIADKGYDSLSKEEKRKLFEYSNK; this is translated from the coding sequence ATGTACGGAGGATTCTGGTATTATTTAAAAAATGCATTCAACCACAAGGACAACAGCCTTTACAAACTAATGGCCATTAATATCCTTGTCTTTTTGGTCTTTTTGGTGATTAGGGTATTTCTCACCATTAGTGGAGAGGGCGCGCTTTACCAGCAGCTTTTAAGCTACTTCATGATGCCTGCCGATGTGGGCAGGATCATCACACAGCCTTGGTCCATATTTACCTATATGTTTATGCATGAAGGGATTTTCCATATCCTCTTCAATATGCTTTTCCTTTATTGGTTTGGGCTATTGGTTCAGGAATATTTGGGCAGCAGGAAACTAGCAAACCTTTACATCTTGGGAGGCCTTGCAGGTGCGGTGCTCTATGTCATCATGTATAATGTAGCTCCATTCTTCATCGAACAAAGAGATGCGGCACTCATGCTGGGCGCCAGTGCCGGGGTCTATGCCATCGTCGTAGGGGCTGCCACCCTTACTCCTGACACCACCTTCCACCTGATTTTACTCGGACCTGTGAAGATTAAATACATTGCCATTTTCTATGTAGTCATCGCATTCGCCAACAGTACCGGTGCCAATGCCGGTGGTGAATTGGCCCACTTGGGCGGTGCCGCGATAGGATATGTCTATATCAGCATGCTGCGAAAAGGCACCGACCTAGGTGCTCCTGTCCAAGCAGTGGGCAGATTTTTTGAAAGTGTCTTTGCTGGAAGACCTAATGTCAAGGTGACCTACCGGAAGAAAAATCCTCCCTATAAAAGTGAACCGCTTCGTGAAAATGAATCCAAAGCCACTAAAAAAGACGGCACGACTCAAGAAGAAATCGATAAAATCTTAGACAAAATTGCCGACAAGGGCTACGACAGCCTAAGCAAAGAAGAAAAACGAAAGCTGTTTGAATACAGCAATAAGTAG
- a CDS encoding acyl-ACP desaturase — translation MKGTETINYELEKNLEVINQLDELVGETVDTVLVNPDECWQPTDFLPDMTLPDALDEVRKLQERAAGIPDTIITSLIGNMITEEALPSYQTYFNLLEGINPEGSLLSERGWVRWSKAWTAEENRHGDLLNKYLYLSGRADMKKVEQTIHRLIYNGFDPKSEKDPFQAIIYTSFQERATKVSHVNTGKLADKAGDDSLARICKTIAGDEARHEKAYKSFMSRIFEIDPNGAVLAFEKMMRKQIVMPAVLMGKGGNNPTLFDQFSAITQKIGVYTGWDYARIIDHLVKLWKIETLTGLEGQAAKAQEYLSGLADRYMRLADRMKTPDEISLAWLK, via the coding sequence ATGAAAGGTACGGAAACCATTAATTACGAATTGGAGAAGAATCTAGAGGTGATCAACCAGCTGGATGAGTTGGTGGGAGAAACTGTGGATACTGTATTGGTAAACCCTGACGAGTGCTGGCAACCGACAGATTTCCTGCCGGATATGACGCTTCCGGATGCCCTCGATGAGGTGAGGAAACTTCAGGAGCGTGCTGCTGGCATCCCTGATACCATTATTACTTCCCTTATTGGGAATATGATTACCGAGGAAGCACTGCCAAGTTACCAGACTTATTTTAACCTACTGGAAGGCATTAACCCTGAAGGTAGCCTGTTGAGTGAGCGGGGCTGGGTAAGATGGTCAAAAGCCTGGACGGCAGAAGAAAACCGCCATGGTGACCTGTTGAACAAATACCTATACCTATCTGGCAGGGCTGATATGAAAAAGGTAGAGCAGACTATCCATAGGCTGATATACAATGGCTTTGATCCCAAATCTGAAAAGGATCCTTTCCAGGCCATTATCTATACGTCTTTCCAAGAACGGGCCACCAAAGTGAGCCATGTTAATACTGGAAAATTGGCGGATAAGGCAGGAGATGATTCCTTGGCGAGAATCTGTAAGACCATTGCGGGAGATGAAGCCCGGCATGAAAAGGCATACAAGTCCTTCATGTCCCGGATTTTTGAAATTGATCCCAATGGAGCAGTGCTGGCATTTGAAAAAATGATGAGAAAGCAGATCGTTATGCCTGCGGTATTGATGGGCAAAGGAGGGAATAATCCCACACTTTTTGATCAATTCTCGGCTATTACACAAAAAATCGGTGTATATACGGGATGGGACTACGCGAGAATAATTGATCACTTGGTAAAACTATGGAAGATCGAAACCTTGACGGGCTTGGAAGGACAAGCTGCAAAAGCACAGGAATACCTCTCTGGATTGGCAGATCGTTATATGCGGCTTGCGGACAGGATGAAAACCCCAGATGAAATCAGCCTTGCTTGGCTAAAGTAG